In Acidobacteriota bacterium, the genomic window GTGGTCATCCTCCAGACCGAACCGATCGATCTGGCGTCGCTGTTCGAGCAGGTCCGAGGCGACGGCGACGGTGCGGTCGTGCACTTCGTCGGCTATGTCCGCAACCATCACAAGGGTCGTGAGGTCCGCTACCTGGAGTACCACGGCTACGACGAGATGGCCGAGGCCGAGATGCGTCGTCTTGCCGACTCGATCCGGACCGAGTTCGAAATCGACGCTATCGCCATCGTCCATCGATTGGGTCGTCTGGAGATCGGCGATGCCAGCGTCGCCGTCGTCATCTCGTCCGCGCATCGTCGCCCGGCGTTCGACGCGTGTCGTGAGGCGATGGATCGTCTGAAACGCACCGTGCCGATCTGGAAGAAGGAGTTCTTCGTGGACGGTGT contains:
- a CDS encoding molybdenum cofactor biosynthesis protein MoaE, with the protein product MVILQTEPIDLASLFEQVRGDGDGAVVHFVGYVRNHHKGREVRYLEYHGYDEMAEAEMRRLADSIRTEFEIDAIAIVHRLGRLEIGDASVAVVISSAHRRPAFDACREAMDRLKRTVPIWKKEFFVDGVEWVDGRDPC